A window of Equus caballus isolate H_3958 breed thoroughbred chromosome 10, TB-T2T, whole genome shotgun sequence contains these coding sequences:
- the IGFLR1 gene encoding IGF-like family receptor 1 isoform X3, with protein MPSAVLSVLLLATVLILYKNPMRQVLLSHFTDGKEGGKIADVGQESTQSGSVLALAILRPCGLSDNGPGAGLGLVGRFPFSEGVWGSYAPTSTVSFFCPVSWKVRQQRCGRKSCGHSPPGCRPRSRMRPLRLLRTAALLLALAPPREASRHCGLLEYWNPDNQCCGSCLQRFGPPPSPDLEFSENCGLNDFGDHVTPPFKECPPGQCNPDSAELCSPCGGGATAPTPAGRRGGTRLRCREKPVPTKELCRPSVLSSQEPSSPATSSLPGTSERNVPQQALPSFALPLVLVLLLTSTVMLLLALRRHCRRRGQGKAGLHTYPASACGDPNTQGLTSLESSSPGSLEASEAGHSWKEVSLLPLLGREFPSLASQPLSRLLDELEVLEELIVLLDPEPGPGGAIACGTTRHLAARYGLPAAWSTFAYSLRPSRSPLRALIEMVVAREPSASLGQLGTHLAQLGRADALRVLSKLG; from the exons ATGCCAAGTGCTGTTCTAAGCGTTTTACTTCTAGCAACGGTTTTAATTCTCTATAAGAACCCTATGAGACAGGtgctattatcccattttacagatgggaaagagGGCGGGAAGATAGCAGACGTGGGACAAGAATCCACGCAGTCTGGCTCCGTCCTCGCTCTAGCCATCTTGAGGCCTTGTGGCCTCTCTGATAATGGGCCAGGAGCTGGACTGGGGTTGGTGGGTAGATTCCCCTTTTCCGAAGGGGTGTGGGGATCCTATGCCCCCACATCCACTGTTTCCTTCTTCTGCCCCGTTTCCTGGAAAGTGCGGCAGCAGCGCTGTGGCCGGAAGTCCTGCGGTCACAGCCCCCCAGGCTGTAGGCCCCGCAGCAGGATGAGGCCCCTCCGCCTCCTACGGACGGCCGCGCTGCTCCTGGCCCTGGCGCCGCCGCGGGAGGCCTCCCGGCACTGCGGCCTCCTGGAGTACTGGAACCCTGACAACCAGTGCTGCGGAAGCTGCCTGCAGCGCTTCGGGCCGCCCCCCAGCCCGG ACCTCGAGTTTTCGGAAAACTGTGGCCTCAATGACTTTGGCGATCACGTAACGCCCCCCTTCAAAGAGTGTCCTCCTGGGCAGTGCAACCCCGACAGCGCGGAGCTGTGTAGCCCCTGTGGCGGCGGAGCCACGGCTCCTACTCCCGCCGGGAGGCGCGGTGGAACCCGGCTGCGCTGCAGAGAG AAGCCCGTCCCTACCAAGGAGCTCTGCCGTCCGAGCGTCCTTAGCTCCCAGGAGCCCAGCTCACCGGCGACTTCCAGTCTCCCGGGGACATCTGAGCGCAACGTCCCTCAGCAGGCCTTGCCGAGTTTTGCCCTGCCCCTGGTGCTGGTTCTGCTCCTGACCTCCACAGTGATGCTCCTACTCGCCCTGCGAAGGCACTGCCGCCGCCGCGGACAGGGGAAAGCCGGCCTCCACACCTATCCTGCCTCGGCTTGCGGAGATCCCAATACCCAGGGCCTCACCTCCTTGGAGTCGTCTTCTCCAGGCTCCCTGGAGGCATCTGAGGCGGGGCACTCATGGAAGGAGGTCTCCCTACTTCCACTCCTGGGCAGGG AGTTCCCGAGTCTGGCATCGCAGCCCCTGTCTCGCCTCCTGGATGAGCTGGAGGTGCTGGAAGAGCTGATTGTGCTGCTGGATCCGGAGCCTGGGCCAGGTGGGGCGATAGCCTGTGGCACCACTCGACACCTGGCTGCAAGATATGGCCTGCCTGCTGCCTGGTCCACCTTTGCCTACTCTCTGCGACCCAGTCGCTCACCTCTGCGGGCCCTGATCGAGATGGTGGTGGCAAGGGAGccctctgcctctctgggccAGCTTGGCACACACCTGGCCCAGCTAGGGCGGGCAGATGCTCTGAGGGTGCTGTCCAAGCTTGGCTGA
- the IGFLR1 gene encoding IGF-like family receptor 1 isoform X2 — translation MRPLRLLRTAALLLALAPPREASRHCGLLEYWNPDNQCCGSCLQRFGPPPSPDLEFSENCGLNDFGDHVTPPFKECPPGQCNPDSAELCSPCGGGATAPTPAGRRGGTRLRCREKPVPTKELCRPSVLSSQEPSSPATSSLPGTSERNVPQQALPSFALPLVLVLLLTSTVMLLLALRRHCRRRGQGKAGLHTYPASACGDPNTQGLTSLESSSPGSLEASEAGHSWKEVSLLPLLGREFPSLASQPLSRLLDELEVLEELIVLLDPEPGPGGAIACGTTRHLAARYGLPAAWSTFAYSLRPSRSPLRALIEMVVAREPSASLGQLGTHLAQLGRADALRVLSKLG, via the exons ATGAGGCCCCTCCGCCTCCTACGGACGGCCGCGCTGCTCCTGGCCCTGGCGCCGCCGCGGGAGGCCTCCCGGCACTGCGGCCTCCTGGAGTACTGGAACCCTGACAACCAGTGCTGCGGAAGCTGCCTGCAGCGCTTCGGGCCGCCCCCCAGCCCGG ACCTCGAGTTTTCGGAAAACTGTGGCCTCAATGACTTTGGCGATCACGTAACGCCCCCCTTCAAAGAGTGTCCTCCTGGGCAGTGCAACCCCGACAGCGCGGAGCTGTGTAGCCCCTGTGGCGGCGGAGCCACGGCTCCTACTCCCGCCGGGAGGCGCGGTGGAACCCGGCTGCGCTGCAGAGAG AAGCCCGTCCCTACCAAGGAGCTCTGCCGTCCGAGCGTCCTTAGCTCCCAGGAGCCCAGCTCACCGGCGACTTCCAGTCTCCCGGGGACATCTGAGCGCAACGTCCCTCAGCAGGCCTTGCCGAGTTTTGCCCTGCCCCTGGTGCTGGTTCTGCTCCTGACCTCCACAGTGATGCTCCTACTCGCCCTGCGAAGGCACTGCCGCCGCCGCGGACAGGGGAAAGCCGGCCTCCACACCTATCCTGCCTCGGCTTGCGGAGATCCCAATACCCAGGGCCTCACCTCCTTGGAGTCGTCTTCTCCAGGCTCCCTGGAGGCATCTGAGGCGGGGCACTCATGGAAGGAGGTCTCCCTACTTCCACTCCTGGGCAGGG AGTTCCCGAGTCTGGCATCGCAGCCCCTGTCTCGCCTCCTGGATGAGCTGGAGGTGCTGGAAGAGCTGATTGTGCTGCTGGATCCGGAGCCTGGGCCAGGTGGGGCGATAGCCTGTGGCACCACTCGACACCTGGCTGCAAGATATGGCCTGCCTGCTGCCTGGTCCACCTTTGCCTACTCTCTGCGACCCAGTCGCTCACCTCTGCGGGCCCTGATCGAGATGGTGGTGGCAAGGGAGccctctgcctctctgggccAGCTTGGCACACACCTGGCCCAGCTAGGGCGGGCAGATGCTCTGAGGGTGCTGTCCAAGCTTGGCTGA
- the IGFLR1 gene encoding IGF-like family receptor 1 isoform X4: MRPLRLLRTAALLLALAPPREASRHCGLLEYWNPDNQCCGSCLQRFGPPPSPDLEFSENCGLNDFGDHVTPPFKECPPGQCNPDSAELCSPCGGGATAPTPAGRRGGTRLRCREPVPTKELCRPSVLSSQEPSSPATSSLPGTSERNVPQQALPSFALPLVLVLLLTSTVMLLLALRRHCRRRGQGKAGLHTYPASACGDPNTQGLTSLESSSPGSLEASEAGHSWKEVSLLPLLGREFPSLASQPLSRLLDELEVLEELIVLLDPEPGPGGAIACGTTRHLAARYGLPAAWSTFAYSLRPSRSPLRALIEMVVAREPSASLGQLGTHLAQLGRADALRVLSKLG, from the exons ATGAGGCCCCTCCGCCTCCTACGGACGGCCGCGCTGCTCCTGGCCCTGGCGCCGCCGCGGGAGGCCTCCCGGCACTGCGGCCTCCTGGAGTACTGGAACCCTGACAACCAGTGCTGCGGAAGCTGCCTGCAGCGCTTCGGGCCGCCCCCCAGCCCGG ACCTCGAGTTTTCGGAAAACTGTGGCCTCAATGACTTTGGCGATCACGTAACGCCCCCCTTCAAAGAGTGTCCTCCTGGGCAGTGCAACCCCGACAGCGCGGAGCTGTGTAGCCCCTGTGGCGGCGGAGCCACGGCTCCTACTCCCGCCGGGAGGCGCGGTGGAACCCGGCTGCGCTGCAGAGAG CCCGTCCCTACCAAGGAGCTCTGCCGTCCGAGCGTCCTTAGCTCCCAGGAGCCCAGCTCACCGGCGACTTCCAGTCTCCCGGGGACATCTGAGCGCAACGTCCCTCAGCAGGCCTTGCCGAGTTTTGCCCTGCCCCTGGTGCTGGTTCTGCTCCTGACCTCCACAGTGATGCTCCTACTCGCCCTGCGAAGGCACTGCCGCCGCCGCGGACAGGGGAAAGCCGGCCTCCACACCTATCCTGCCTCGGCTTGCGGAGATCCCAATACCCAGGGCCTCACCTCCTTGGAGTCGTCTTCTCCAGGCTCCCTGGAGGCATCTGAGGCGGGGCACTCATGGAAGGAGGTCTCCCTACTTCCACTCCTGGGCAGGG AGTTCCCGAGTCTGGCATCGCAGCCCCTGTCTCGCCTCCTGGATGAGCTGGAGGTGCTGGAAGAGCTGATTGTGCTGCTGGATCCGGAGCCTGGGCCAGGTGGGGCGATAGCCTGTGGCACCACTCGACACCTGGCTGCAAGATATGGCCTGCCTGCTGCCTGGTCCACCTTTGCCTACTCTCTGCGACCCAGTCGCTCACCTCTGCGGGCCCTGATCGAGATGGTGGTGGCAAGGGAGccctctgcctctctgggccAGCTTGGCACACACCTGGCCCAGCTAGGGCGGGCAGATGCTCTGAGGGTGCTGTCCAAGCTTGGCTGA
- the IGFLR1 gene encoding IGF-like family receptor 1 isoform X1, protein MPSAVLSVLLLATVLILYKNPMRQVLLSHFTDGKEGGKIADVGQESTQSGSVLALAILRPCGLSDNGPGAGLGLVGRFPFSEGVWGSYAPTSTVSFFCPVSWKVRQQRCGRKSCGHSPPGCRPRSRMRPLRLLRTAALLLALAPPREASRHCGLLEYWNPDNQCCGSCLQRFGPPPSPDLEFSENCGLNDFGDHVTPPFKECPPGQCNPDSAELCSPCGGGATAPTPAGRRGGTRLRCREPVPTKELCRPSVLSSQEPSSPATSSLPGTSERNVPQQALPSFALPLVLVLLLTSTVMLLLALRRHCRRRGQGKAGLHTYPASACGDPNTQGLTSLESSSPGSLEASEAGHSWKEVSLLPLLGREFPSLASQPLSRLLDELEVLEELIVLLDPEPGPGGAIACGTTRHLAARYGLPAAWSTFAYSLRPSRSPLRALIEMVVAREPSASLGQLGTHLAQLGRADALRVLSKLG, encoded by the exons ATGCCAAGTGCTGTTCTAAGCGTTTTACTTCTAGCAACGGTTTTAATTCTCTATAAGAACCCTATGAGACAGGtgctattatcccattttacagatgggaaagagGGCGGGAAGATAGCAGACGTGGGACAAGAATCCACGCAGTCTGGCTCCGTCCTCGCTCTAGCCATCTTGAGGCCTTGTGGCCTCTCTGATAATGGGCCAGGAGCTGGACTGGGGTTGGTGGGTAGATTCCCCTTTTCCGAAGGGGTGTGGGGATCCTATGCCCCCACATCCACTGTTTCCTTCTTCTGCCCCGTTTCCTGGAAAGTGCGGCAGCAGCGCTGTGGCCGGAAGTCCTGCGGTCACAGCCCCCCAGGCTGTAGGCCCCGCAGCAGGATGAGGCCCCTCCGCCTCCTACGGACGGCCGCGCTGCTCCTGGCCCTGGCGCCGCCGCGGGAGGCCTCCCGGCACTGCGGCCTCCTGGAGTACTGGAACCCTGACAACCAGTGCTGCGGAAGCTGCCTGCAGCGCTTCGGGCCGCCCCCCAGCCCGG ACCTCGAGTTTTCGGAAAACTGTGGCCTCAATGACTTTGGCGATCACGTAACGCCCCCCTTCAAAGAGTGTCCTCCTGGGCAGTGCAACCCCGACAGCGCGGAGCTGTGTAGCCCCTGTGGCGGCGGAGCCACGGCTCCTACTCCCGCCGGGAGGCGCGGTGGAACCCGGCTGCGCTGCAGAGAG CCCGTCCCTACCAAGGAGCTCTGCCGTCCGAGCGTCCTTAGCTCCCAGGAGCCCAGCTCACCGGCGACTTCCAGTCTCCCGGGGACATCTGAGCGCAACGTCCCTCAGCAGGCCTTGCCGAGTTTTGCCCTGCCCCTGGTGCTGGTTCTGCTCCTGACCTCCACAGTGATGCTCCTACTCGCCCTGCGAAGGCACTGCCGCCGCCGCGGACAGGGGAAAGCCGGCCTCCACACCTATCCTGCCTCGGCTTGCGGAGATCCCAATACCCAGGGCCTCACCTCCTTGGAGTCGTCTTCTCCAGGCTCCCTGGAGGCATCTGAGGCGGGGCACTCATGGAAGGAGGTCTCCCTACTTCCACTCCTGGGCAGGG AGTTCCCGAGTCTGGCATCGCAGCCCCTGTCTCGCCTCCTGGATGAGCTGGAGGTGCTGGAAGAGCTGATTGTGCTGCTGGATCCGGAGCCTGGGCCAGGTGGGGCGATAGCCTGTGGCACCACTCGACACCTGGCTGCAAGATATGGCCTGCCTGCTGCCTGGTCCACCTTTGCCTACTCTCTGCGACCCAGTCGCTCACCTCTGCGGGCCCTGATCGAGATGGTGGTGGCAAGGGAGccctctgcctctctgggccAGCTTGGCACACACCTGGCCCAGCTAGGGCGGGCAGATGCTCTGAGGGTGCTGTCCAAGCTTGGCTGA